From one Rhodamnia argentea isolate NSW1041297 chromosome 1, ASM2092103v1, whole genome shotgun sequence genomic stretch:
- the LOC115729568 gene encoding uncharacterized protein LOC115729568, whose protein sequence is MLPLKLVRSLVLGEAIGLSRSRNPRGSSLSGGGDDDEEGESDDEAEERPTSRSRSRRRRTRTRTVAKSRTPLLLFLPTRELITDTYTLAHIARDMGMDLYPTPSLSHLIFTFQSPSPSPSPSPSSSSTSPLSSFPSSWSSTSLTPSTFLFPNDAVSLPFPSLSSASLPTLRSFVSLAKGLFKLVFVRLARADGEPVHDGTVNWDCCSVSLFSRVGGERIDTMDGFSRALAGHGWTLFKTRKNPDPDGTNGNCNSNSSVYLFRKVDLNRVRMQRAGRAPGDRNIGGDCRVRELRLPPLDFRNAPLRILQYVLLMTDDIFYLA, encoded by the coding sequence ATGCTTCCTTTGAAGCTCGTCCGCTCTCTCGTCCTCGGAGAAGCCATCGGTCTGTCCCGTTCCCGGAACCCCCGTGGAAGCTCCCTCTCCGGaggcggcgacgacgacgaggaaGGGGAAAGCGACGATGAGGCCGAAGAGAGACCCACTTCAAGATCAagatcgaggaggaggaggacaagaACAAGAACCGTCGCCAAATCAAGAACCccgctcctcctcttcctccccaCCAGAGAGCTCATCACCGACACGTACACGCTGGCTCACATTGCCCGAGACATGGGCATGGACTTGTACCCCACCCCGTCACTCTCCCACCTCATCTTCACCTTCCAGTCACCGTCGCCATCCCCATCTCCGTCGCCGTCTTCCTCTTCCACCTCCCCGTTGTCCTCGTTCCCATCCTCGTGGTCGTCCACATCCCTCACTCCCTCCACATTCTTGTTCCCTAACGACGCCGTCTCTCTGcccttcccttctctctcctccgccTCTCTCCCCACCCTCCGCTCCTTCGTCTCCCTCGCCAAGGGCCTCTTCAAGCTGGTGTTCGTGAGATTGGCCCGCGCCGACGGCGAACCGGTGCACGACGGCACGGTGAACTGGGATTGTTGCTCGGTTTCGCTGTTCTCACGGGTCGGCGGCGAGAGGATCGACACGATGGATGGGTTTTCTAGGGCTTTGGCCGGCCATGGGTGGACCCTTTTCAAGACCCGGAAGAACCCGGATCCGGATGGGACCAATGGTAATTGTAATAGCAACAGTTCCGTGTATTTGTTTAGGAAGGTGGATTTGAACCGGGTCCGGATGCAGCGGGCGGGTCGGGCACCGGGTGATAGGAACATTGGTGGGGATTGTAGAGTCAGAGAGTTGAGATTGCCACCTCTAGATTTTAGGAATGCTCCGCTCAGGATCCTGCAGTATGTTCTTCTCATGACCGATGATATCTTCTATCTCGCGTAG
- the LOC115729578 gene encoding aldehyde dehydrogenase family 3 member H1-like — MKSLSSINLSQDFSGLGGICRAIRTFVYCPPSRANPSPISLTHSSLRVSRCSTSLLSVTMEEAKKQALDAEKAALLVKELRKSFNSGRTKSYEWRAAQLQSISKMIDERAKDIIQALQLDLSKPELEAFVSEISMTKSSCQKALKDLKHWMAPEKVKTPITTYPSSAEIVSEPFGVVLIISTWNYPFLLSLDPVIGAIAAGNAIVLKPSEIAPATSSLLARLLGEYVDGSTIRVVEGAVPETSALLDQKWDKIFYTGSTRVGYIVMAAAAKHLTPIVLELGGKCPAIVDSNIDLEVAARRMIAGKWVCNNGQACIAIDYIVTTKSFAPKLVDALRLALEEFFGKNPLESQDMSRIVNLYHFRRLAKLLDEDGTSDKIVLGGQRDENNLRMAPTILLDVPEDSTIMQEEIFGPLLPILTVDDIQDSFHMINSKPKPLAAYIFSNDDGLQKQFVQNISAGGMLINDTVLHLTIPTLPFGGVGESGMGAYHGKFSFDAFSHKKGVLYRGFKGDTAARYPPYTPEKQRLMKALIRGDIIGIILALLGWSKE; from the exons ATGAAAAGCCTTTCCTCCATTAATCTCTCCCAAGATTTCAG TGGACTTGGTGGAATCTGCCGGGCCATCCGAACCTTCGTATACTGTCCTCCGAGTCGCGCCAACCCATCACCGATCTCCTTAACTCACTCTTCTCTCAGAGTCTCCCG CTGTTCAACGAGTCTCTTGTCAGTGACGATGGAGGAAGCGAAGAAGCAAGCGCTTGACGCCGAAAAAGCCGCGTTGCTGGTCAAGGAGCTGAGGAAGAGCTTCAACTCGGGCAGGACGAAGAGCTACGAATGGCGGGCTGCTCAGCTGCAGAGCATAAGCAAGATGATTGATGAGAGGGCGAAGGATATCATCCAAGCTCTTCAGCTCGACCTCTCCAAGCCCGAGCTGGAAGCCTTCGTCTCCGAG ATCTCCATGACAAAATCATCGTGTCAGAAGGCCCTCAAGGATTTGAAGCACTGGATGGCACCAGAAAAG GTCAAGACTCCGATAACAACCTACCCATCATCGGCAGAGATAGTATCGGAACCATTTGGGGTCGTGTTGATCATATCCACATGGAACTATCCTTTCC TGTTATCTCTTGATCCAGTTATTGGCGCCATAGCAGCTGGTAATGCCATCGTCCTGAAGCCGTCGGAGATCGCTCCTGCAACATCTTCACTGCTTGCCAGATTGCTCGGTGAGTATGTGGATGGAAGCACAATAAGAGTAGTTGAGGGAGCAGTTCCTGAAACATCTGCTCTGTTGGACCAGAAGTGGGATAAAATATTCTATACAG GTAGCACGAGAGTAGGTTACATTGTCATGGCCGCTGCAGCGAAGCACCTTACCCCTATAGTTCTGGAACTTGGAGGAAAATGTCCGGCTATTGTCGATTCGAACATTGATTTAGAG GTTGCTGCAAGAAGAATGATCGCAGGGAAGTGGGTTTGTAACAACGGGCAAGCTTGCATAGCCATTGATTACATTGTGACGACAAAGTCATTCGCTCCGAAATTG GTGGATGCTCTACGACTTGCGCTAGAGGAGTTTTTCGGGAAGAACCCTTTGGAGTCACAAGACATGTCCCGTATAGTGAACTTATATCACTTCAGACGTTTGGCTAAACTCCTCGACGAGGATGGAACCTCTGATAAGATTGTCCTGGGAGGGCAAAGAGATGAGAACAACTT AAGAATGGCTCCAACTATCTTGCTCGATGTTCCTGAAGACTCTACGATAATGCAAGAGGAAATATTCGGGCCTCTGCTGCCCATTCTCACT GTTGATGACATACAAGACAGTTTTCATATGATCAACTCAAAGCCGAAGCCTCTGGCGGCATATATCTTCTCCAATGATGATGGTTTGCAGAAACAATTTGTCCAGAACATATCTGCCGGAGGAATGCTCATCAACGACACCGTCCTGCAT CTCACGATTCCAACTCTGCCCTTTGGCGGGGTCGGGGAAAGCGGAATGGGCGCGTACCACGGGAAGTTTTCTTTCGATGCTTTCAGCCATAAGAAGGGAGTACTGTACAGAGGTTTCAAAGGAGACACTGCTGCAAGGTATCCGCCGTACACGCCAGAGAAGCAAAGGTTGATGAAGGCATTGATAAGAGGCGACATCATCGGCATCATCCTTGCTTTACTAGGATGGTCCAAGGAATGA
- the LOC115729562 gene encoding protein DOG1-like 3, translating into MAAPTNPTWRNGSFPPELESFHEFFECWLVKQNQDLHDLISASSPARDASDQALRPLIDRVVRHYEHYYTAKSRCAKQSVLPMFSPAWRSSLEDAFLWIGGWRPSMAFHLLYSKSGLQLEAHLAELLRGLTTGDLADLSASQLALIDDLQGSTIREEKGITEKFAKLQETVADASMVELSHAATEMTRDEAAMEEEVEGALAAKEEGLEEILEMADDLRLRTLKEILNILCPMQAVHFLIAAAELHLRIHEWGKKKDETQAQTRHT; encoded by the coding sequence ATGGCGGCCCCCACCAACCCCACCTGGAGGAACGGGAGCTTCCCTCCCGAGCTCGAGAGCTTCCACGAGTTCTTCGAGTGCTGGCTCGTCAAGCAGAACCAGGACCTCCACGACCTCATCTCCGCCTCCTCCCCAGCTCGGGACGCCAGCGACCAAGCCCTCCGCCCCCTCATCGACCGCGTCGTCCGCCACTACGAGCATTACTACACGGCCAAGTCGCGGTGCGCCAAGCAGAGCGTGCTCCCCATGTTCTCGCCCGCGTGGAGGAGCTCGCTCGAGGACGCCTTCCTCTGGATCGGCGGGTGGCGCCCCAGCATGGCCTTCCACCTCCTCTACTCCAAGTCCGGCCTCCAGCTCGAGGCCCACCTTGCCGAGCTCCTCCGGGGCCTCACCACTGGGGACCTTGCCGACCTCTCCGCAAGCCAGCTCGCCCTCATCGACGACCTCCAGGGGAGCACCATCCGCGAGGAGAAGGGCATCACAGAGAAGTTCGCCAAGCTCCAGGAGACGGTTGCCGACGCGTCCATGGTGGAGCTCTCCCACGCTGCAACGGAGATGACCCGCGACGAGGCTgcgatggaggaggaggtggagggagCGCTGGCGGCAAAGGAGGAGGGACTGGAGGAGATTCTGGAGATGGCGGACGATCTCAGACTGCGCACGCTCAAGGAGATTCTCAACATCCTGTGCCCGATGCAAGCCGTGCATTTCCTGATCGCAGCTGCAGAGTTGCACCTGAGGATTCACGAGTGGGGGAAGAAGAAGGACGAAACTCAAGCTCAAACTCGCCATACCTAA
- the LOC115729585 gene encoding cyclin-dependent kinase E-1 isoform X2: MGDGILSSGRGNSSSNRPEWLQQYDLIGKIGEGTYGLVFLARIKPPSANRGKFIAIKKFKQSKDGDGVSPTAIREIMLLREISHENVVKLVNVHINPVDMSLYLAFDFAEHDLYEIIRHHRDKVNQSINPYTVKSLLWQLLNGLNYLHSNWIIHRDLKPSNILVMGEGEEQGVVKIADFGLARVYQAPLKPLSENGVVVTIWYRAPELLLGAKHYTSAVDMWAVGCIFAELLTLKPLFQGQEAKGNPNPFQGDQLDKIFKVLGHPTQEKWPMLVNLPHWQSDLQHIQRRKYDDNALGSVVRLSSKSPAYELLSKMLEYDPQKRITAAQALEHEYFRIEPLPGRNALVPSTPGDRVNYPTRPVDTSTDIEGTTSLQPSQSASSGNAVAGNMAGAHIVTNRSMPRPMHMGGMQRMQAPGMTGYNVNPNAMGGGMNPAGIPMQRGVANQAQQQLSRRKDPGMGMAGYPPQQKSRRF; the protein is encoded by the exons ATGGGAGATGGCATTCTCAGCTCCGGCAGaggcaacagcagcagcaacaggcCGGAGTGGCTTCAACAGTACGATCTGATCGGCAAGATCGGCGAGGGGACGTACGGCCTCGTTTTCCTcgcccgaatcaaacctccttCCGCCAATCGCGGCAAGTTCATCGCCATCAAGAAGTTCAAGCAGTCCAAAGACGGCGACGGCGTCTCGCCCACCGCCATCCGCGAAATCATG TTGCTTCGTGAAATTTCACATGAGAATGTTGTGAAGCTCGTGAATGTTCACATTAATCCCGTGGATATGTCGTTGTATCTGGCTTTTGATTTCGCCGAGCATGATCTTTAT GAAATTATCAGACATCACAGAGACAAGGTTAACCAGTCCATCAATCCTTACACAGTTAAGTCATTGCTTTGGCAGCTGCTTAATGGACTGAATTATCTCCACAG TAATTGGATCATACATCGAGACCTAAAGCCATCAAATATTTTG GTCATGGGTGAAGGAGAGGAGCAAGGCGTCGTGAAAATTGCGGACTTTGGACTTGCCAGGGTATACCAAGCTCCTTTGAAGCCATTATCTGAAAATGGG GTTGTGGTAACTATCTGGTATCGGGCACCAGAATTGCTGCTTGGTGCAAAGCACTATACAAGTGCTGTTG ATATGTGGGCTGTCGGATGCATTTTTGCTGAGCTTTTGACCTTGAAGCCATTGTTTCAAGGTCAAGAAGCGAAAGGCAATCCTAATCCTTTCCAA GGTGATCAACTTGACAAGATTTTCAAGGTCTTGG GCCATCCAACGCAAGAGAAATGGCCTATGCTTGTGAATCTGCCACATTGGCAATCAGATTTGCAACATATTCAGAGACGCAAGTA TGATGACAATGCACTTGGTAGTGTTGTACGTCTCTCTAGCAAAAGCCCTGCATATGAACTCCTATCAAAGATGCTAGA GTATGATCCTCAGAAGCGTATAACAGCAGCTCAAGCCTTGGAACATGA GTATTTTCGAATTGAACCTCTTCCTGGGCGTAA TGCACTTGTACCCAGCACTCCTGGAGATAGAGTGAATTATCCTACTCGTCCTGTAGATACGTCTACAGATATTGAGGGGACAACTAGTCTTCAACCTTCCCAATCG GCATCATCTGGAAATGCTGTTGCTGGAAATATGGCCGGTGCTCACATTGTGACAAATAGGTCCATGCCTCGTCCTATGCATATGGGCGGTATGCAAAGGATGCAAGCTCCAGGAATGACTGGTTACAATGTGAATCCTAATGCCATGGGCGGTGGAATGAATCCTGCTGGCATCCCAATGCAGCGTGGTGTTGCGAACCAGGCCCAACAAC AGCTGTCTCGAAGGAAGGACCCAGGAATGGGAATGGCTGGATACCCTCCGCAACAGAAATCAAGGCGCTTCTAA
- the LOC115729585 gene encoding cyclin-dependent kinase E-1 isoform X1: MGDGILSSGRGNSSSNRPEWLQQYDLIGKIGEGTYGLVFLARIKPPSANRGKFIAIKKFKQSKDGDGVSPTAIREIMLLREISHENVVKLVNVHINPVDMSLYLAFDFAEHDLYEIIRHHRDKVNQSINPYTVKSLLWQLLNGLNYLHSNWIIHRDLKPSNILVMGEGEEQGVVKIADFGLARVYQAPLKPLSENGVVVTIWYRAPELLLGAKHYTSAVDMWAVGCIFAELLTLKPLFQGQEAKGNPNPFQGDQLDKIFKVLGHPTQEKWPMLVNLPHWQSDLQHIQRRKYDDNALGSVVRLSSKSPAYELLSKMLEYDPQKRITAAQALEHEYFRIEPLPGRNALVPSTPGDRVNYPTRPVDTSTDIEGTTSLQPSQSASSGNAVAGNMAGAHIVTNRSMPRPMHMGGMQRMQAPGMTGYNVNPNAMGGGMNPAGIPMQRGVANQAQQQQLSRRKDPGMGMAGYPPQQKSRRF, from the exons ATGGGAGATGGCATTCTCAGCTCCGGCAGaggcaacagcagcagcaacaggcCGGAGTGGCTTCAACAGTACGATCTGATCGGCAAGATCGGCGAGGGGACGTACGGCCTCGTTTTCCTcgcccgaatcaaacctccttCCGCCAATCGCGGCAAGTTCATCGCCATCAAGAAGTTCAAGCAGTCCAAAGACGGCGACGGCGTCTCGCCCACCGCCATCCGCGAAATCATG TTGCTTCGTGAAATTTCACATGAGAATGTTGTGAAGCTCGTGAATGTTCACATTAATCCCGTGGATATGTCGTTGTATCTGGCTTTTGATTTCGCCGAGCATGATCTTTAT GAAATTATCAGACATCACAGAGACAAGGTTAACCAGTCCATCAATCCTTACACAGTTAAGTCATTGCTTTGGCAGCTGCTTAATGGACTGAATTATCTCCACAG TAATTGGATCATACATCGAGACCTAAAGCCATCAAATATTTTG GTCATGGGTGAAGGAGAGGAGCAAGGCGTCGTGAAAATTGCGGACTTTGGACTTGCCAGGGTATACCAAGCTCCTTTGAAGCCATTATCTGAAAATGGG GTTGTGGTAACTATCTGGTATCGGGCACCAGAATTGCTGCTTGGTGCAAAGCACTATACAAGTGCTGTTG ATATGTGGGCTGTCGGATGCATTTTTGCTGAGCTTTTGACCTTGAAGCCATTGTTTCAAGGTCAAGAAGCGAAAGGCAATCCTAATCCTTTCCAA GGTGATCAACTTGACAAGATTTTCAAGGTCTTGG GCCATCCAACGCAAGAGAAATGGCCTATGCTTGTGAATCTGCCACATTGGCAATCAGATTTGCAACATATTCAGAGACGCAAGTA TGATGACAATGCACTTGGTAGTGTTGTACGTCTCTCTAGCAAAAGCCCTGCATATGAACTCCTATCAAAGATGCTAGA GTATGATCCTCAGAAGCGTATAACAGCAGCTCAAGCCTTGGAACATGA GTATTTTCGAATTGAACCTCTTCCTGGGCGTAA TGCACTTGTACCCAGCACTCCTGGAGATAGAGTGAATTATCCTACTCGTCCTGTAGATACGTCTACAGATATTGAGGGGACAACTAGTCTTCAACCTTCCCAATCG GCATCATCTGGAAATGCTGTTGCTGGAAATATGGCCGGTGCTCACATTGTGACAAATAGGTCCATGCCTCGTCCTATGCATATGGGCGGTATGCAAAGGATGCAAGCTCCAGGAATGACTGGTTACAATGTGAATCCTAATGCCATGGGCGGTGGAATGAATCCTGCTGGCATCCCAATGCAGCGTGGTGTTGCGAACCAGGCCCAACAACAACAG CTGTCTCGAAGGAAGGACCCAGGAATGGGAATGGCTGGATACCCTCCGCAACAGAAATCAAGGCGCTTCTAA
- the LOC115725984 gene encoding alternative NAD(P)H-ubiquinone oxidoreductase C1, chloroplastic/mitochondrial isoform X1 — translation MAHAALASSVALLPFHRVSGGGSKWVKLIPGLSRKQGTYLSFSRSSKREGCRFVASGAMGIDGGVAEVSEGEKAPTRYSWPDKKRPRVCILGGGFGGLYTALRLESLVWPDSKKPQVLLVDQSERFVFKPMLYELLSGEVEEWEIAPRFTDLLASTGIQFFQDRVKLLHPLDHLGINAPPGSGSGGTVQLESGLLVEYDWLVLALGAEPKLDVVPGAAEYALPFSTLEDALKVDNKLKALERRKFGKGSEIRVAVVGCGYSGVELAATISERLQERGIVTAINVETTICPTAPPGNREVAMKVLSSRKVQLLLGYFVRNIRKSRDAEESFYFRRNSEDPEMRKESGTAKGFEAEDDVEKLILELQPAQRGLQSQILEADLVLWTVGSKPSLPDLEPWDTPHELPLTARGQAETDETLRVKGHPRIFALGDSSALRDSDGKILPATAQVAFQQADFTGWNLWAAINDRPLLPFRFQNLGEMMTLGRNDAAISPSFIDGLTVEGPVGHAARKFAYLIRLPTDEHRIKVGMSWLAKSAIDSVASLQSTLTRVLSG, via the exons ATGGCACACGCCGCGCTCGCTTCTTCCGTGgctcttcttcctttccatc GGGTGTCAGGTGGGGGAAGCAAATGGGTGAAGCTAATTCCTGGGCTTTCTCGAAAACAAGGGACCTATTTGTCGTTTTCAAGAAGTTCGAAAAGGGAAGGGTGTAGATTTGTTGCTTCAGGTGCTATGGGGATCGATGGAGGTGTTGCGGAGGTATCGGAAGGTGAGAAGGCACCAACTAGATACTCTTGGCCTGATAAGAAG AGACCAAGGGTGTGTATATTAGGTGGTGGATTTGGGGGTTTATACACTGCTTTGAGACTGGAATCACTTGTCTGGCCTGACAGCAAGAAACCTCAG GTGCTTCTTGTTGACCAATCTGAGCGGTTTGTTTTCAAGCCAATGCTATATGAACTATTATCTGGAG AAGTAGAAGAATGGGAAATAGCTCCTCGATTTACTGATCTTCTTGCGAGCACGGGTATTCAGTTTTTCCAAGATAGGGTAAAACTCTTGCATCCGTTGGATCATCTGGGAATCAATGCTCCTCCAGGATCTGGTTCTGGAGGGACTGTGCAGCTTGAAAGTGGCCTCCTTGTTGAATATGACTG GTTGGTTCTTGCTTTGGGGGCTGAACCGAAGCTTGATGTTGTACCTGGTGCAGCTGAGTATGCATTGCCATTCTCAACCCTCGAGGATGCACTT AAGGTTgacaataaattaaaagcttTGGAGAGAAGGAAATTTGGGAAGGGATCTGAAATTCGCGTAGCTGTTGTAGGGTGTGGCTACTCAGGAGTTGAATTAGCTGCCACTATATCGGAGCGATTGCAGGAGAGGGGGATAGTGACTGCAATAAATGTGGAAACTACAATCTGTCCAACTGCCCCACCTGGCAACAGGGAAGTTGCAATGAAA GTTCTTTCGTCAAGGAAAGTCCAGCTGCTTCTGGGTTATTTTGTACGCAATATAAGGAAGTCGAGGGACGCTGAAGAATCTTTCTATTTCCGTAGAAACTCTGAAGATCCCGAAATGCGGAAAGAGAGTGGAACCGCTAAGGGCTTTGAGGCAGAAGATGATGTTGAGAAATTGATATTGGAACTTCAACCCGCTCAAAGGGGATTGCAAAGTCAAATTCTGGAGGCGGATTTGGTCCTATGGACTGTGGGCTCTAAACCTTCACTTCCCGATTTAGAACCTTGGGATACGCCCCATGAGCTGCCTTTGACTGCCCGTGGTCAAGCGGAAACTGATGAAACTCTACGTGTCAAGGGCCACCCACGCATTTTTGCCCTTGGTGATTCTTCTGCATTGAGAGATTCAGATGGAAAGATTCTTCCAGCCACCGCTCAG GTTGCTTTTCAGCAAGCGGACTTCACTGGTTGGAATCTGTGGGCAGCAATCAATGACCGTCCTCTTCTGCCTTTTAG GTTTCAGAACTTGGGTGAGATGATGACACTAGGAAGAAACGATGCTGCAATTTCACCAAGTTTCATTGATGGATTGACCGTGGAAGGTCCAGTTGGACATGCAG CAAGGAAATTTGCATATCTAATAAGATTGCCCACGGATGAGCATCGAATTAAAGTGGGAATGAGTTGGCTTGCTAAGTCCGCCATAGATTCAGTCGCGTCACTTCAGAGCACCCTTACGAGAGTTCTTTCAGGCTAG
- the LOC115725984 gene encoding alternative NAD(P)H-ubiquinone oxidoreductase C1, chloroplastic/mitochondrial isoform X2, with the protein MEVLRRYRKVRRHQLDTLGLIRRRNLSLQRPRVCILGGGFGGLYTALRLESLVWPDSKKPQVLLVDQSERFVFKPMLYELLSGEVEEWEIAPRFTDLLASTGIQFFQDRVKLLHPLDHLGINAPPGSGSGGTVQLESGLLVEYDWLVLALGAEPKLDVVPGAAEYALPFSTLEDALKVDNKLKALERRKFGKGSEIRVAVVGCGYSGVELAATISERLQERGIVTAINVETTICPTAPPGNREVAMKVLSSRKVQLLLGYFVRNIRKSRDAEESFYFRRNSEDPEMRKESGTAKGFEAEDDVEKLILELQPAQRGLQSQILEADLVLWTVGSKPSLPDLEPWDTPHELPLTARGQAETDETLRVKGHPRIFALGDSSALRDSDGKILPATAQVAFQQADFTGWNLWAAINDRPLLPFRFQNLGEMMTLGRNDAAISPSFIDGLTVEGPVGHAARKFAYLIRLPTDEHRIKVGMSWLAKSAIDSVASLQSTLTRVLSG; encoded by the exons ATGGAGGTGTTGCGGAGGTATCGGAAGGTGAGAAGGCACCAACTAGATACTCTTGGCCTGATAAGAAG AAGAAACCTTTCTTTGCAGAGACCAAGGGTGTGTATATTAGGTGGTGGATTTGGGGGTTTATACACTGCTTTGAGACTGGAATCACTTGTCTGGCCTGACAGCAAGAAACCTCAG GTGCTTCTTGTTGACCAATCTGAGCGGTTTGTTTTCAAGCCAATGCTATATGAACTATTATCTGGAG AAGTAGAAGAATGGGAAATAGCTCCTCGATTTACTGATCTTCTTGCGAGCACGGGTATTCAGTTTTTCCAAGATAGGGTAAAACTCTTGCATCCGTTGGATCATCTGGGAATCAATGCTCCTCCAGGATCTGGTTCTGGAGGGACTGTGCAGCTTGAAAGTGGCCTCCTTGTTGAATATGACTG GTTGGTTCTTGCTTTGGGGGCTGAACCGAAGCTTGATGTTGTACCTGGTGCAGCTGAGTATGCATTGCCATTCTCAACCCTCGAGGATGCACTT AAGGTTgacaataaattaaaagcttTGGAGAGAAGGAAATTTGGGAAGGGATCTGAAATTCGCGTAGCTGTTGTAGGGTGTGGCTACTCAGGAGTTGAATTAGCTGCCACTATATCGGAGCGATTGCAGGAGAGGGGGATAGTGACTGCAATAAATGTGGAAACTACAATCTGTCCAACTGCCCCACCTGGCAACAGGGAAGTTGCAATGAAA GTTCTTTCGTCAAGGAAAGTCCAGCTGCTTCTGGGTTATTTTGTACGCAATATAAGGAAGTCGAGGGACGCTGAAGAATCTTTCTATTTCCGTAGAAACTCTGAAGATCCCGAAATGCGGAAAGAGAGTGGAACCGCTAAGGGCTTTGAGGCAGAAGATGATGTTGAGAAATTGATATTGGAACTTCAACCCGCTCAAAGGGGATTGCAAAGTCAAATTCTGGAGGCGGATTTGGTCCTATGGACTGTGGGCTCTAAACCTTCACTTCCCGATTTAGAACCTTGGGATACGCCCCATGAGCTGCCTTTGACTGCCCGTGGTCAAGCGGAAACTGATGAAACTCTACGTGTCAAGGGCCACCCACGCATTTTTGCCCTTGGTGATTCTTCTGCATTGAGAGATTCAGATGGAAAGATTCTTCCAGCCACCGCTCAG GTTGCTTTTCAGCAAGCGGACTTCACTGGTTGGAATCTGTGGGCAGCAATCAATGACCGTCCTCTTCTGCCTTTTAG GTTTCAGAACTTGGGTGAGATGATGACACTAGGAAGAAACGATGCTGCAATTTCACCAAGTTTCATTGATGGATTGACCGTGGAAGGTCCAGTTGGACATGCAG CAAGGAAATTTGCATATCTAATAAGATTGCCCACGGATGAGCATCGAATTAAAGTGGGAATGAGTTGGCTTGCTAAGTCCGCCATAGATTCAGTCGCGTCACTTCAGAGCACCCTTACGAGAGTTCTTTCAGGCTAG